The Patescibacteria group bacterium genome has a segment encoding these proteins:
- a CDS encoding penicillin-binding protein 2: MTWKRHYQKDKRRTRSIDRLHILTVAFFLFVVAITYRLFDLQVLRHGFYEALASSQHDINSLLTPERGEIFVRDRSAQGQLYPVGANKGLSIIYAIPKQVKDAPATAEKLASALDIDQAEIQPRLEKSEDSYEPIKRQVDDETLDKIKKLDLPGIEYSKESVRYYPEGRYFSQLLGFVGYQGDVRAGQYGLEGYFDKELAGQPGYFKAQTDASGRWITVGDTKLEEAVNGSDLVLTIDRTVQYTVCTKVANAVKKHGADAGSAIVMDPKTGAIIAMCGYPDFDPNKYNEVESPSVYFNRSVYQQYEPGSVFKPITMAAALNEGAVGPDTTFVDTGSLQVGKYTIRNADNKTYGEQNMTQVLENSINTGAIFAEQKTGNEKFSQYVEQFGFGRTTGITLSSESGGDISSLEKNKDIYSFTGSFGQGITVTPLQLVTAYAAIANGGKLMKPYVVDEIIKDNGYEEKTEPTVVRQVISPKTAATLGAMLVRVVENGHGKQAGVSGYYIAGKTGTAQIPYTDRPGYDPNRTIGTFAGFGPVEDPAFVMVVKLDVPRDVIWAESSAAPLFGDIAKFLLNYYEVPPTRTDQK; the protein is encoded by the coding sequence ATGACGTGGAAACGACACTACCAAAAAGATAAACGAAGAACCCGATCAATCGATCGCCTGCATATCCTGACAGTGGCGTTTTTTTTATTTGTCGTCGCGATCACCTATCGGCTATTCGATCTGCAGGTATTGCGTCATGGTTTCTATGAAGCGCTAGCGTCGAGTCAACACGACATAAATTCACTGCTGACACCGGAACGTGGTGAGATATTTGTGCGCGATCGTTCCGCTCAGGGACAGCTCTATCCGGTCGGTGCCAACAAAGGTCTATCGATTATTTATGCGATACCGAAGCAGGTCAAGGACGCCCCGGCTACAGCTGAGAAATTGGCCAGTGCTTTGGACATTGATCAGGCGGAAATTCAGCCCCGTTTAGAAAAATCCGAAGACTCTTATGAGCCGATCAAACGCCAGGTTGATGATGAAACCTTAGATAAAATAAAGAAACTGGACTTACCCGGAATTGAATATTCCAAAGAAAGCGTTCGATATTACCCCGAGGGGAGGTACTTCAGCCAGCTCTTAGGTTTCGTGGGCTATCAGGGCGATGTCCGAGCCGGACAATATGGATTAGAAGGTTATTTTGATAAGGAGTTGGCGGGACAGCCGGGTTATTTCAAAGCCCAAACAGACGCCAGTGGGCGCTGGATTACCGTAGGCGATACTAAACTGGAAGAAGCTGTCAATGGTTCGGATCTGGTGCTGACGATTGATCGGACGGTGCAGTATACCGTTTGCACCAAAGTTGCCAATGCCGTAAAAAAGCATGGTGCTGACGCCGGCAGTGCGATTGTCATGGATCCCAAGACGGGCGCTATTATTGCCATGTGCGGCTATCCGGATTTTGATCCCAATAAGTATAATGAGGTCGAGAGTCCAAGCGTCTACTTTAATCGGTCGGTCTATCAGCAGTATGAACCCGGATCAGTGTTCAAGCCGATTACCATGGCGGCCGCGCTTAATGAAGGCGCGGTCGGGCCGGACACAACGTTTGTTGATACCGGCTCGCTCCAAGTAGGCAAGTACACCATACGCAATGCTGATAACAAAACCTACGGCGAACAAAACATGACGCAAGTACTGGAAAACTCGATCAACACCGGGGCGATATTTGCTGAACAGAAAACCGGTAATGAAAAATTCAGTCAGTACGTGGAACAATTTGGTTTTGGCCGTACCACCGGGATTACCCTGAGCTCGGAGAGTGGCGGTGATATTAGTTCCTTGGAAAAGAACAAGGACATCTATTCCTTTACCGGATCATTTGGTCAGGGTATCACGGTCACACCACTCCAATTGGTTACGGCCTATGCGGCGATTGCCAATGGGGGCAAGCTTATGAAGCCATACGTAGTGGATGAAATCATTAAAGACAATGGTTACGAGGAAAAGACCGAGCCGACCGTAGTCCGGCAGGTGATCTCTCCCAAAACCGCTGCTACCTTGGGCGCGATGCTGGTGCGGGTGGTGGAAAACGGGCACGGTAAGCAGGCCGGAGTGTCGGGATACTACATTGCCGGCAAAACCGGTACGGCTCAAATACCTTACACCGACCGACCGGGTTATGATCCGAACCGAACCATTGGTACGTTTGCCGGCTTTGGACCGGTGGAAGATCCAGCCTTCGTCATGGTAGTAAAACTGGATGTACCGCGTGACGTGATCTGGGCGGAAAGCTCGGCCGCGCCATTGTTTGGCGACATTGCCAAGTTTCTGTTAAACTACTACGAAGTTCCGCCTACGAGGACGGATCAAAAGTAA
- the mraZ gene encoding division/cell wall cluster transcriptional repressor MraZ — MFIGEYKHHLDEKGRLAVPVKFRGDLAKGAVVTRGLDNCLFLYTKDEWQKLADKLAALPISQANTRAFSRLMLAGAMDVEIDGQGRVVLPEYLRHYATIKKKVVITGLYNRLEIWDEIAWAKYKQGTEKNSGDIAEAMGSLGV, encoded by the coding sequence ATGTTTATCGGCGAATACAAACATCATCTAGACGAAAAAGGGCGCTTGGCTGTGCCCGTGAAGTTCCGTGGCGATCTCGCGAAGGGCGCCGTGGTGACGCGGGGATTAGACAACTGTCTATTTCTTTATACTAAAGACGAATGGCAGAAGCTGGCGGATAAGCTGGCTGCTTTGCCGATCAGCCAGGCCAATACCCGGGCATTTTCCCGGCTGATGCTGGCTGGCGCGATGGATGTCGAGATTGATGGTCAGGGCCGGGTGGTATTGCCGGAATATTTGCGCCACTACGCCACCATCAAGAAGAAAGTAGTTATTACCGGCCTGTACAACCGCTTGGAAATCTGGGACGAGATCGCCTGGGCTAAGTATAAGCAGGGGACCGAAAAGAATTCCGGTGATATTGCCGAAGCGATGGGCAGTCTCGGCGTTTAG
- the rsmH gene encoding 16S rRNA (cytosine(1402)-N(4))-methyltransferase RsmH has product MYHQPVLLAETIKLLDLRPGDSVIDGTIGGGGHGAAILAVTQPDGLYIGGDLDPDAITATKRRLKPYGSRVHIFETNFTKLPRICHEQFPNIPIRAVLLDLGVSSHELESTDRGFSFLTKTAPLDMRMGRNGLTAADVLNAYSESELRIMLQRYGEERFAGDIADAIVNQRRIKKFEIVGQLVDLVTKAYREKLHSKKDVPWVGGRHPATLTFQALRIEVNDELGNLRRVLPEFVGLLMPGGRMAVITFHSLEDKIVKKFIKRESMDCICPPEYPDCRCGHRATVKAMVRKGTAPSPEEIKNNPRSRSARLRVMTKI; this is encoded by the coding sequence ATGTACCACCAACCCGTACTGCTGGCCGAGACCATCAAGCTGCTGGATCTGCGACCGGGCGATAGTGTCATCGACGGTACAATCGGTGGCGGGGGGCACGGTGCGGCGATATTGGCCGTCACGCAACCGGATGGTCTGTACATAGGCGGGGATCTGGATCCGGACGCGATTACCGCCACCAAGCGCCGATTGAAGCCATACGGATCACGCGTTCACATATTCGAAACGAATTTTACCAAGCTACCACGCATCTGCCATGAACAATTTCCAAATATTCCAATTCGCGCTGTTCTCCTTGACTTGGGGGTATCATCTCATGAGCTCGAAAGTACGGATCGTGGATTTTCTTTCCTAACTAAAACCGCACCGCTCGATATGCGGATGGGCCGAAATGGTTTAACCGCCGCCGATGTATTGAATGCCTACAGCGAGAGTGAACTGCGAATAATGCTGCAACGCTATGGCGAAGAACGTTTTGCGGGTGATATAGCCGACGCTATCGTCAATCAACGCCGGATAAAAAAGTTTGAAATAGTCGGGCAGTTGGTAGATCTGGTTACAAAAGCATATCGCGAAAAGCTTCATTCAAAAAAAGACGTTCCCTGGGTAGGCGGACGGCATCCAGCCACGCTCACGTTCCAGGCTCTGCGCATTGAGGTGAATGATGAGCTGGGCAATCTGCGCCGCGTCCTGCCGGAGTTTGTCGGTCTCCTGATGCCAGGCGGACGAATGGCCGTGATCACATTTCATTCATTGGAAGATAAGATTGTCAAAAAGTTTATCAAGCGAGAAAGTATGGACTGCATCTGCCCGCCCGAGTACCCCGATTGTCGTTGCGGTCACCGGGCTACAGTTAAGGCAATGGTTCGGAAGGGAACAGCACCCAGCCCAGAAGAAATAAAAAACAATCCCAGATCACGCAGTGCGCGGCTCCGGGTAATGACAAAAATATAG